The proteins below come from a single Molothrus aeneus isolate 106 chromosome 21, BPBGC_Maene_1.0, whole genome shotgun sequence genomic window:
- the TMEM201 gene encoding transmembrane protein 201, whose protein sequence is MDGAGLGVTACAAAAGLLLYRIARRKKPTHVTVNCWFCNQDTVVPYGNRNCWDCPNCEQYNGFQENGDYNKPIPAQYMEHLNHVVSGSPTFCDPTKPQQWVSSQILLCKKCNNHQTMKIKQLASFSPREEGKYDEEIEVYKHHLEQTYKLCRPCQAAVEYYIKHQNRQLRALLLSHHFRRRETDKSYSQSLCSSSSSTSITTPAQVILLRFLAFLSCALLVLMALYGSGDPFSLSTAVPAPGPAGPVWNRTGTSHRAGSDSGSDGGGGSSGHGWRELLRLLPERLLENLSVAWAYGKNHQMAVAVLGLFTCLLAMFLAGRIRLRRIDAFASLLWFLVMSLHLAERYLKADTPSWLDTAKFGTTSLCCLVGFTAAVATRKATGQRRPRPRRYLSGDSITVFPSSPGTAFPSPATSLFVPTPPSILHLTNQQLFRSPRRTGSSSLPGRLNRALSLGTIPSLARADSGYLFSGSRPASQSSYSKESPTSDPLSLLAGSRAPSRLPSPAPSVAGSVTSSSGSLRLRRPLISPARLNLQGQKLLLFPSSSEEHTQPDSNAFGPELPGCPRGSLAERGVPDMRSAVEGGSICSDNSIKKEDHSSHSSTCVVDTTTKGEDLAGWRGRFGTSALRGLLAVSLTLNAVFTSAYVYRSLR, encoded by the exons ATGGACGGAGCCGGGCTGGGCGTCACCGCCTGCGCCGCGGCCGCGGGGCTGCTGCTCTACCGCATCGCGCGGAG GAAGAAGCCCACGCACGTGACGGTGAACTGCTGGTTCTGCAACCAGGACACGGTGGTGCCCTACGGGAACCGCAACTGCTGGGACTGCCCCAACTGCGAGCAGTACAACGGCTTCCAGGAG AATGGAGACTACAACaagcccatccctgcccagtaCATGGAACACCTTAACCACGTCGTGTCAGGCAGTCCAACTTTCTGTGACCCTACCAAACCACAGCAGTGGGTGAGCAGCCAAATTCTGCTCTGCAAGAAATGCAACAACCATCAAACcatgaaaatcaaacagctgGCTTCATTCTCACCAAGGGAGGAG GGCAAGTACGATGAGGAGATTGAGGTGTACAAGCACCACCTGGAGCAGACCTACAAGCTGTGCCGCCCGTGCCAGGCTGCAGTGGAGTATTACATCAAGCACCAGAACCGGCAGCTGCGGGCGCTGCTGCTCAGCCACCACTTCAGGCGCCGGGAGACCGACAAGAGCTACAGCCAG agcctgtgttcatcctcctcttccacTTCCATCACCACGCCAGCTCAGGTGATCCTTCTGCGGTTCCTGGCCTTCCTCAGCTGTGCGTTGCTGGTTCTGATGGCCTTGTACGGGTCAGGCGACCCCTtctccctcagcacagctgtccctgctcctggccccgCTGGCCCCGTGTGGAACAGGACTGGCACGAGCCACCGTGCAGgcagtgacagtggcagtgaCGGTGGTGGTGGCAGCTCAGGGCACGGCTGGCGGGAGCTGCTCCGCCTGCTCCCGGAGCGCCTGCTGGAGAACCTGAGCGTGGCCTGGGCCTACGGCAAGAATCACCAgatggcagtggctgtgctggggctcttCACCTGCCTGCTGGCCATGTTCCTGGCTGGGCGCATCAG GCTCCGGCGAATCGACGCGTTTGCCTCGCTGCTGTGGTTCCTGGTGATGAGCCTGCACCTGGCCGAGCGGTACCTGAAGGCAGACACGCCCAGCTGGCTGGACACGGCCAAGTTTGGCaccacatccctgtgctgcctggtgGGCTTCACCGCAGCCGTGGCCACGCGGAAGGCGACGGGCCAGCGGAGACCCCGGCCCCGAAG GTACCTCTCTGGGGACTCCATTACTGTCTTTCCCAGCAGCCCGGGCACAGCCTTCCCTTCACCTGCCACGTCTCTGTTTGTCCCAACTCCACCCAGCATCCTGCACCTGACAAACCAGCAGCTCTTCAGGTCCCCGCGCAGAACGGGCTCGTCCTCCCTGCCCGGCCGCCTCAACAGGGCGCTCTCGCTGGGCACCATCCCCTCGCTGGCACGGGCAG aTTCTGGCTACTTGTTCAGTGGAAGCCGGCCGGCCTCGCAGTCATCCTACTCCAAGGAGTCCCCTACATCAG ACCCGCTGTCGCTGCTGGCGGGCAGCCGAGCCCCGTCCCGCCTGCCGTCCCCGGCGCCCTCGGTCGCCGGCTCGGTCACCTCCAGCTCGGGCTCGCTGCGCCTCCGCCGCCCGCTCATCAGCCCCGCCCGCCTCAACCTGCAggggcagaagctgctgctgttccccagcAGCTCCGAGGAGCACACCCAGCCCGACAGCAACGCCTTCGGCCCCGAGCTGCCCGGCTGCCCCCGCGGGAGCCTCGCCGAGCGCGGCGTGCCCG ATATGAGATCTGCTGTGGAAGGGGGGAGTATTTGCAGTGATAATTCCATCAAAAAGGAGGATCACTCGTCACACTCATCTACCTGTGTGGTGGACACAACTACCAAAGGGGAAGATTTGGCAGGCTGGAGAG GCCGCTTTGGGACCTCAGCCCTCCGGGGCCTGCTGGCCGTGAGCCTGACCCTCAATGCTGTCTTCACATCAGCCTATGTCTACAGGAGCCTGCGCTGA